The following coding sequences are from one Bradyrhizobium sp. 200 window:
- a CDS encoding TSUP family transporter, with product MLSLPLAAGFAAAIVSTSFISGIFGMAGGMILMGILLIFMPLAPAMILHGLVQVASNGWRAWQWRAHIDWRIVAHYAAGAVVAAAAVGAMALEASKAIALIIVGVSPFLGLLLPGRLAPDIGKPSHGHGCGALCTVLQLLAGVSGPILDVFFVRSQLNSRQLIATKAAAQVIGHFLKAAYFGHLLAGGETLSAIAVIVAIPLAITGGYLSQFVIEAISETRFRTWSRYVIGAVSIVYLIQGVVLL from the coding sequence ATGCTCAGCCTCCCGCTCGCGGCGGGATTCGCCGCCGCCATCGTATCGACCTCCTTCATCTCCGGCATCTTCGGGATGGCCGGTGGTATGATATTGATGGGAATTTTGCTGATTTTCATGCCTCTTGCGCCGGCCATGATTTTGCACGGCCTGGTGCAGGTGGCCTCGAATGGCTGGCGGGCCTGGCAATGGCGCGCGCATATCGATTGGCGGATCGTTGCCCATTATGCCGCCGGCGCCGTCGTCGCAGCAGCCGCGGTCGGCGCCATGGCGCTTGAGGCGAGCAAGGCGATAGCCCTAATTATCGTTGGCGTGAGCCCCTTCCTGGGACTTCTGCTGCCCGGCCGGCTCGCGCCCGACATTGGAAAGCCCAGCCATGGTCACGGCTGCGGCGCCTTGTGCACCGTGCTGCAGCTCCTGGCCGGGGTTTCCGGTCCCATCCTCGACGTGTTCTTCGTGCGCTCGCAGCTCAACAGCCGGCAACTGATCGCCACCAAGGCCGCCGCGCAAGTGATCGGGCACTTCCTGAAGGCCGCCTATTTCGGCCACCTGCTTGCCGGCGGCGAGACCCTGTCGGCGATCGCCGTCATCGTGGCGATTCCGCTTGCGATCACCGGAGGATACCTTTCCCAGTTCGTGATCGAGGCGATCAGCGAGACACGATTCCGGACCTGGTCGCGCTACGTGATCGGCGCGGTGTCCATCGTCTATCTGATTCAAGGCGTGGTGCTGCTGTGA
- a CDS encoding MAPEG family protein, whose protein sequence is MTDEQKTVAIGAASGVLSMVAAIAGISQIWADTSALTDIAGRLAYTLKANALAAIPLMVGTITVANNRFLSEAIDPTLHKEDQATLINGRVLDNTLQQCVLFVIGTLALSVSLPASQMKVIAAAAIVFIVARFAFWIGYRIHPLYRAFGMAATMYLNIGILAWAGWNILRG, encoded by the coding sequence ATGACCGATGAACAGAAAACCGTTGCGATCGGCGCCGCCAGCGGCGTGTTGAGCATGGTGGCCGCAATAGCCGGCATCTCGCAGATCTGGGCGGATACCTCGGCCCTGACCGATATCGCCGGTCGGCTTGCCTATACCCTGAAGGCAAACGCCCTTGCCGCGATCCCGCTGATGGTCGGCACCATCACCGTCGCGAACAACCGCTTCCTCAGCGAAGCGATCGATCCGACACTGCACAAGGAGGATCAGGCAACACTGATCAACGGACGTGTGCTCGACAACACGCTGCAGCAATGTGTGCTGTTCGTGATCGGCACATTGGCTCTGAGCGTCAGTCTGCCGGCCAGCCAGATGAAGGTCATCGCTGCGGCGGCCATCGTGTTCATCGTCGCCCGGTTTGCATTCTGGATCGGCTACCGGATCCACCCGCTGTATCGGGCGTTCGGCATGGCGGCCACGATGTATCTGAACATCGGCATCCTCGCCTGGGCGGGCTGGAACATTCTGCGTGGGTGA
- a CDS encoding DUF1993 domain-containing protein, giving the protein MALSLYDATVANYLQTLGAVGGFLDRSLKHFRDNNIDPETIVEARLAQDMLPLRFQIISVAQHSRGAIEAVQSGEFRPPASKTPYDYAGLQALIAQTREALSVWTPEAVNALGGRDVVFHVGERQLPFTAEDFLMSFSLPNFYFHATTAYDILRTNGVPLGKRDFMGRLRLKS; this is encoded by the coding sequence ATGGCTCTTTCACTCTACGACGCCACCGTCGCGAATTATCTGCAGACGCTTGGCGCGGTCGGCGGCTTCCTCGATCGCAGCCTCAAGCATTTTCGCGATAACAACATCGATCCGGAAACCATCGTCGAGGCGCGGCTGGCGCAGGATATGCTGCCGTTGCGTTTCCAGATCATCTCTGTCGCCCAACATTCCCGCGGCGCCATCGAGGCCGTGCAGAGCGGAGAATTTCGTCCGCCCGCGTCAAAGACGCCGTACGATTATGCGGGGTTGCAGGCGCTGATCGCGCAAACCCGCGAGGCGCTGTCGGTATGGACGCCGGAAGCCGTCAATGCGCTCGGCGGCCGCGATGTCGTCTTTCACGTCGGCGAGCGCCAATTGCCGTTCACGGCAGAGGACTTCCTGATGTCGTTCTCGCTGCCCAATTTCTATTTCCACGCCACCACCGCGTACGACATTTTGCGTACCAACGGTGTGCCGCTCGGCAAGCGGGATTTTATGGGCCGGCTCAGATTGAAGAGCTAA
- a CDS encoding cytochrome c-type biogenesis protein has product MKRLLACMFVVAAMLSGPAAYAVQPDEIMADPAKEARARDLSRELRCMVCQNQSIDDSDAPLARDLRLLVRERIAGGDSDSQVIDFLVARYGEFVLLKPRFTPHTLLLWLLPPLALAGGGLALWVYSRRRSNPGSAADPARLHLTEEEEARLERLLAADAPDKQP; this is encoded by the coding sequence TTGAAGCGGCTCCTTGCATGCATGTTTGTCGTCGCCGCGATGCTGAGCGGCCCGGCGGCCTACGCCGTGCAGCCCGACGAGATCATGGCGGACCCTGCAAAGGAAGCCCGCGCGCGTGACCTGTCGCGCGAACTGCGCTGCATGGTGTGCCAGAACCAGTCGATCGACGATTCCGACGCCCCGCTGGCGCGCGACCTGCGGCTATTGGTGCGCGAGCGGATTGCGGGCGGCGACAGCGACAGCCAGGTGATCGATTTCCTGGTGGCGCGCTATGGCGAGTTCGTGCTGCTGAAGCCGCGCTTCACGCCGCACACGCTGCTGCTGTGGCTGCTGCCGCCGCTCGCATTGGCCGGAGGCGGACTGGCGCTGTGGGTGTACAGCCGCCGCCGCTCGAATCCCGGCAGCGCGGCCGATCCCGCGCGGCTGCACCTGACGGAAGAGGAAGAGGCGAGGCTGGAGCGCCTGCTCGCGGCCGATGCGCCGGACAAGCAACCCTAA
- a CDS encoding heme lyase CcmF/NrfE family subunit: protein MIAEAGHYALVLALGLALIQSTVPLLGARWGDHALMNVARSTALAQLLFVGASFTALTMLHVVSDFSVANVFENSHSMKPLLYKITGVWGNHEGSMLLWVLILALFGGLVAAFGNNLPLSLRAHVLAVQGWIAAAFYLFILVTSNPFLRIASPPIEGRDLNPVLQDIGLAVHPPMLYLGYVGFSISFSFAVAALIEGRIDAAWARWVRPWTLVAWIFLTLGIAMGSYWAYYELGWGGWWFWDPVENASLMPWLAGTALLHSAVVMEKRNALKVWTILLSILTFSLSLLGTFLVRSGVLTSVHAFATDPARGVFILLILCLFIGGSLSLYAWRASTLKQGGLFAPISREGALVLNNLFLTTACATVFIGTLYPLALEVVTGDKISVGAPFFNLTFGPLFVPLLLAVPFGPLLAWKRGDLLGAAQRLTAAGIAALVAMAVLFAWTQGGATLAPLAIGLAVFVIGGALSDLAERMALFRVPLATAIQRGRGLPRATWGTAFAHAGVGIALIGIVCETTGNSEYIGSMKPRDVATVAGYQLKLDDVTQRQGPNFREMIAQFTVSRDGETLQVMTPSKRNFTTRGSSTTEAALLTRGASQLYISLGDTNADGAIAVRIYHKPLVLLIWWGPVLMAFGGLLSLSDRRLRVGAPKPAKAVRALQPAE, encoded by the coding sequence GTGATCGCGGAAGCCGGGCATTACGCGCTGGTACTGGCGCTCGGACTGGCGCTGATCCAGTCCACCGTGCCGTTGCTCGGCGCGCGCTGGGGCGATCATGCCTTGATGAATGTCGCGCGCTCCACGGCGCTGGCGCAATTGCTGTTCGTGGGTGCGTCTTTCACCGCGCTGACGATGCTGCACGTCGTCTCGGATTTCTCCGTCGCCAATGTGTTCGAGAACTCGCACTCGATGAAGCCGCTGCTCTACAAGATCACCGGCGTGTGGGGCAATCACGAAGGGTCGATGCTGCTGTGGGTGCTGATCCTGGCGCTGTTCGGCGGCCTGGTCGCCGCCTTCGGCAACAATTTGCCGCTGTCGCTGCGCGCCCATGTGCTGGCGGTGCAGGGCTGGATCGCGGCCGCGTTCTATCTGTTCATCCTGGTCACCTCGAACCCGTTCCTGCGCATCGCAAGCCCCCCGATCGAGGGCCGCGACCTCAACCCGGTGCTGCAAGACATCGGCCTCGCCGTGCATCCGCCGATGCTCTATCTCGGCTATGTCGGGTTCTCGATCTCGTTCTCCTTTGCGGTGGCCGCCCTGATCGAAGGCCGCATCGATGCCGCCTGGGCGCGCTGGGTGCGGCCGTGGACGCTGGTGGCGTGGATCTTCCTCACGCTCGGCATCGCCATGGGGTCGTACTGGGCCTATTACGAGCTCGGCTGGGGCGGCTGGTGGTTCTGGGATCCGGTCGAGAATGCTTCCCTGATGCCCTGGCTCGCCGGCACCGCGCTGCTGCATTCCGCGGTCGTGATGGAAAAGCGCAACGCGCTGAAGGTCTGGACGATCCTGCTGTCGATCCTGACCTTCTCGCTGTCGCTGCTCGGCACCTTCCTGGTGCGCTCGGGCGTCCTGACCTCGGTGCATGCGTTCGCGACCGATCCAGCCCGCGGCGTTTTCATCCTGTTGATCCTCTGCCTGTTCATCGGCGGCAGTCTTTCGCTTTATGCGTGGCGCGCATCCACGCTGAAGCAGGGCGGGCTGTTCGCGCCGATTTCGCGCGAGGGCGCGCTGGTGCTCAACAACCTCTTTCTCACCACGGCCTGCGCGACCGTGTTCATCGGAACGCTGTATCCGCTGGCGTTGGAGGTCGTGACCGGTGACAAGATTTCGGTCGGCGCGCCGTTCTTCAACCTGACCTTCGGACCCCTGTTCGTGCCGTTGCTGCTCGCGGTGCCGTTCGGCCCGCTGCTGGCATGGAAACGCGGCGATCTGCTCGGCGCAGCGCAGCGGCTGACGGCGGCCGGCATCGCGGCGCTGGTCGCGATGGCGGTGCTGTTTGCGTGGACCCAGGGCGGAGCTACGTTAGCGCCACTAGCGATCGGACTTGCGGTATTCGTGATCGGCGGCGCGCTCAGCGATCTCGCCGAGCGCATGGCGCTGTTCCGCGTTCCCCTTGCGACCGCGATACAGCGTGGACGCGGATTGCCACGGGCGACCTGGGGCACGGCGTTCGCCCATGCCGGCGTCGGCATCGCGCTGATCGGGATCGTCTGCGAAACCACAGGGAATAGCGAATATATCGGTTCGATGAAGCCGCGCGATGTCGCAACCGTCGCCGGCTATCAGTTGAAGCTCGACGACGTCACGCAACGGCAGGGACCGAATTTTCGCGAGATGATCGCGCAGTTCACGGTCAGCCGCGACGGCGAAACGCTGCAGGTGATGACGCCGTCGAAGCGCAACTTCACCACGCGGGGATCCTCGACCACCGAGGCCGCGCTGCTGACCCGCGGCGCCAGCCAGCTCTATATTTCGCTCGGCGACACCAACGCCGACGGCGCCATCGCCGTGCGCATCTATCACAAGCCGCTGGTGTTGCTGATTTGGTGGGGGCCGGTTCTGATGGCGTTCGGCGGCCTGCTGTCGCTCTCGGATCGCCGCCTGCGCGTCGGCGCGCCGAAGCCGGCAAAGGCCGTCCGCGCGCTGCAGCCGGCGGAGTGA
- the ccmE gene encoding cytochrome c maturation protein CcmE, which produces MTRKQRRLTMIGGSLAVLAIAAALVLNAMRDSIVFFSTPTMAAEKQIPPGKRFRLGGLVQPGSLVRGDNLAVNFSVADGSATLPVAYKGILPDLFREGQGVVAEGVLDASGVFRADTVLAKHDETYMPKDVADALKKQGHWKDDYGAKPGAAAAVAPVQGASK; this is translated from the coding sequence ATGACGCGCAAGCAACGGCGTTTGACCATGATCGGCGGCTCGCTGGCGGTGCTCGCCATCGCCGCGGCGCTGGTGCTGAACGCCATGCGCGACTCCATCGTGTTCTTTTCCACGCCGACCATGGCGGCCGAGAAGCAGATCCCGCCCGGCAAGCGGTTCCGCCTTGGCGGACTGGTGCAGCCGGGCTCGCTGGTGCGCGGCGACAATCTCGCCGTCAATTTCAGCGTCGCCGACGGCAGCGCCACGCTACCGGTGGCCTATAAGGGGATTTTGCCGGACCTGTTCCGCGAAGGGCAGGGCGTCGTCGCCGAAGGCGTGCTGGATGCCTCCGGCGTCTTCAGGGCCGATACCGTGCTCGCCAAGCATGACGAGACCTATATGCCCAAGGATGTCGCCGACGCCCTGAAGAAGCAGGGACATTGGAAGGACGATTACGGCGCCAAGCCCGGCGCAGCGGCTGCGGTCGCGCCGGTCCAGGGAGCTTCGAAGTGA
- the ccmI gene encoding c-type cytochrome biogenesis protein CcmI — translation MTLWFVFALMTVAAIFAVLWPLSRGSSAQAGGSEAVVYRDQLAEIDRDVAAGLIGVSEAEAARVEIGRRLLAAADGQRDPPARPNLGLRRASAVLALVGLPIAAVTFYLALGSPRLGDFPLASRARTADVNQPLDNMVAQVEAHLEKNPTDGRGWTVLAPVLARLGRYDDAVRAYRNSITYAGDSAERRSDLGEALAGAAGGVVTVEAKAEFERAVAQNADEPRASYFLGLAAEQDGRQADAAAIWRGMLAKAPAEAPWRPLIEAALARVGGPAAPALSNDAMAAAKDMSEADRGEMIRGMVDRLATRLKQNGDDVEGWLRLMRAYMVMGERDKAASALTDARQAVANDTERLRQLNEGVKNLGLGG, via the coding sequence ATGACGCTGTGGTTTGTGTTCGCGCTGATGACGGTCGCGGCGATCTTCGCCGTGCTCTGGCCGTTGAGCCGGGGCTCCTCTGCGCAGGCCGGGGGCAGCGAGGCTGTGGTCTACAGGGACCAACTCGCCGAGATCGATCGCGATGTCGCAGCCGGGCTGATCGGCGTGTCCGAGGCCGAGGCCGCGCGTGTCGAAATCGGCCGCCGCCTGCTCGCCGCCGCTGACGGCCAGCGCGACCCGCCGGCGCGGCCGAACCTTGGTCTGCGCCGCGCTTCCGCGGTCCTGGCGCTGGTGGGATTGCCGATCGCGGCCGTGACGTTCTACCTCGCGCTCGGATCGCCGCGTCTTGGCGATTTTCCGCTGGCCTCGCGCGCGCGCACGGCGGATGTCAACCAGCCGCTCGACAACATGGTGGCGCAGGTCGAGGCGCATCTGGAAAAAAATCCGACGGACGGTCGCGGCTGGACCGTGCTGGCGCCGGTGCTGGCGCGTCTCGGCCGTTATGATGATGCGGTACGGGCCTACCGCAATTCCATCACCTATGCCGGCGACAGCGCGGAGCGCCGCTCCGATCTCGGTGAAGCGCTTGCGGGCGCGGCGGGCGGCGTCGTCACGGTGGAGGCCAAGGCCGAATTCGAACGCGCGGTGGCGCAGAACGCCGATGAGCCCAGGGCCAGTTATTTCCTCGGGCTCGCCGCCGAACAGGATGGCCGCCAGGCCGATGCCGCCGCGATCTGGCGCGGCATGCTCGCCAAGGCGCCGGCCGAGGCGCCATGGCGCCCGCTGATCGAGGCGGCGCTGGCGAGGGTCGGGGGTCCTGCCGCGCCTGCGCTTTCCAACGACGCGATGGCTGCGGCCAAGGACATGAGCGAGGCCGACCGCGGCGAGATGATCCGCGGCATGGTCGATCGGCTCGCGACGCGGCTGAAGCAGAACGGCGACGATGTCGAAGGATGGCTGCGGCTGATGCGGGCCTATATGGTGATGGGGGAACGCGACAAGGCGGCGAGCGCGCTGACTGACGCTCGTCAGGCGGTCGCCAACGATACCGAGCGCTTGCGCCAACTCAATGAGGGCGTGAAGAATCTCGGGCTTGGTGGGTGA
- a CDS encoding sensor histidine kinase, translated as MRGSSLATRLFLSATAWVVVILVITGVILSSVYRNATERAFDRRLNLYLRTLIAEVATPDEPPDHQFQSLGEPLFELPLSGWYWQIVRTDEKAETRASRSLWDKKLPKLEDIGAELTPAGIRLGYVDGPEGQSLRVVERPVDLGADGKFLVSVAGDASEIFDEIRAFDYYLGGTFAALGIVLLLTTIFQVRFGLAPLKRISESIADIRSGRAERLEGEFPVEIAPLARETNALIDANREIVERARTHVGNLAHAIKTPLSVIVNEASAHAVDPFASKVLEQADVMRDQVAHHLERARIAARVTIVGTVTEVAPAIEALRRTMEKIHWDRGITIAAKADPHAKFRGERQDLEEMAGNLVDNACKWAASQVFIEVKVEPPPEPRAAPRLRIIVDDDGRGLSAAERAQVSRRGQRLDESKPGSGLGLSIVVDLAGLYGGSLVLGDAPIGGLRAELALPGV; from the coding sequence ATGCGCGGAAGTTCGCTCGCCACGCGGTTGTTCCTGTCGGCGACCGCGTGGGTGGTCGTGATCCTCGTGATCACAGGCGTGATCCTGTCGTCGGTCTATCGCAACGCGACCGAGCGCGCCTTCGACCGCCGTCTCAACCTCTATCTCCGCACCCTGATCGCCGAGGTCGCGACCCCGGACGAGCCGCCCGACCACCAGTTCCAGTCGCTCGGCGAGCCGCTGTTCGAGCTGCCGCTATCCGGCTGGTACTGGCAGATCGTCCGTACCGACGAGAAGGCGGAGACGCGGGCGTCGCGCTCGCTGTGGGACAAGAAGCTGCCGAAGCTCGAGGATATCGGCGCGGAGCTGACGCCGGCCGGCATCCGTCTCGGTTACGTCGACGGCCCCGAGGGCCAGAGCCTGCGGGTCGTCGAACGGCCGGTCGACCTCGGCGCCGACGGCAAATTTCTGGTCAGCGTGGCGGGCGACGCATCCGAGATTTTCGACGAGATCCGCGCCTTCGACTATTACCTCGGCGGCACCTTCGCAGCGCTCGGTATCGTGCTGCTCCTGACCACGATCTTCCAGGTCCGCTTCGGGCTGGCGCCGCTCAAGCGCATTTCGGAGTCGATCGCCGACATCCGCTCCGGCCGCGCCGAACGGCTGGAGGGCGAGTTTCCGGTCGAGATCGCGCCGCTGGCGCGCGAGACCAACGCGCTGATCGACGCCAACCGCGAGATCGTCGAGCGCGCGCGCACCCATGTCGGCAATCTCGCCCACGCCATCAAGACGCCGCTCTCCGTCATCGTCAACGAGGCTTCCGCCCACGCGGTAGATCCCTTTGCCAGCAAGGTCCTGGAGCAGGCCGATGTGATGCGGGATCAAGTGGCGCATCATCTGGAACGGGCGCGGATTGCCGCGCGCGTCACCATCGTCGGCACCGTCACCGAGGTCGCGCCCGCCATCGAGGCGCTGCGGCGGACCATGGAGAAGATCCATTGGGATCGCGGCATCACGATTGCGGCCAAGGCCGACCCGCATGCCAAGTTCCGCGGCGAGCGCCAGGACCTGGAAGAGATGGCCGGCAACCTGGTCGACAATGCCTGCAAATGGGCGGCCTCGCAGGTCTTCATCGAGGTAAAGGTGGAGCCGCCGCCGGAGCCCCGTGCAGCGCCGCGGCTGCGGATCATCGTCGATGACGATGGCCGCGGACTGTCCGCCGCCGAGCGCGCGCAGGTGTCCCGGCGCGGCCAGCGCCTGGACGAATCCAAGCCGGGTTCCGGGCTCGGGCTTTCGATCGTGGTCGATCTCGCCGGCCTCTATGGCGGCAGCCTCGTCCTGGGCGACGCCCCGATCGGCGGGTTGCGGGCGGAACTGGCGCTGCCGGGGGTCTGA
- a CDS encoding response regulator transcription factor translates to MRLLVVEDDPDLNRQLTTALTDAGYVVDRAFDGEEGHYLGDSEPYDAVVLDIGLPKMDGISVLEAWRRNGRGMPVLILTARDRWSDKVQGFDAGADDYVAKPFHLEEVLARIRALLRRSTGHAQSELTCGPVSLDTRTGRVSVSGNPIKMTSHEYRLLAYLMHHTGRVVSRTELVEHLYDQDFDRDSNTIEVFVGRIRKKLDVDIIQTVRGLGYLLTPPTPGT, encoded by the coding sequence TTGCGCCTGCTCGTCGTTGAGGACGATCCGGATCTCAACCGTCAGCTTACGACGGCTTTGACGGATGCCGGTTATGTGGTCGATCGCGCGTTCGACGGCGAGGAGGGGCATTACCTCGGTGACAGCGAACCTTATGACGCCGTCGTGCTCGACATCGGGCTGCCGAAGATGGACGGTATCTCGGTGCTGGAGGCGTGGCGCCGCAATGGCCGCGGCATGCCGGTCCTGATCCTCACCGCACGCGACCGCTGGAGCGACAAGGTGCAGGGTTTTGACGCCGGCGCCGACGACTATGTCGCCAAGCCATTTCACCTTGAGGAAGTACTGGCGCGAATTCGCGCGCTGCTGCGCCGCTCTACCGGTCATGCGCAATCGGAACTGACCTGCGGTCCGGTGTCGCTGGATACGCGCACGGGCCGCGTCAGCGTCTCCGGCAACCCGATCAAGATGACCTCGCACGAGTACCGGCTGTTGGCCTATCTGATGCACCACACTGGGCGCGTGGTGTCGCGCACCGAACTGGTCGAGCATCTCTACGATCAGGACTTTGACCGAGACTCCAACACCATCGAGGTGTTCGTCGGCCGTATCCGCAAGAAGCTCGACGTCGACATCATCCAGACCGTGCGCGGGCTCGGCTATCTCCTGACGCCGCCGACGCCCGGAACCTGA
- a CDS encoding Ku protein: MAPRANWKGFLRLSLVTCPVALYPATSDTEKVSFNQINRKTGHRIKYAKVDAETGEEVANDDIMKGYKIDTDTYIEVSKDELDDIALESTRTIEIDEFVPKSDIDGRYLIRPYYLVPDGKVGHDAFAVIRETIRNMDKVAIGRVVLTNREHIIALEPLDKGLMGTLLRYPYEVRSEQEYFEDIQDVKITKDMLDLAKHIVEQKSASFEPEQFEDRYEQALIDLINQKRNGLSTKAKAAPKTAGNVINLMDALKRSLASEKQAAPAKAQDSGQEKTKGKKPKKAAAGQREMLLPISGGGKRAAKETGKEAPKKAEKPVRTAARTKKAG, translated from the coding sequence ATGGCCCCCCGCGCCAATTGGAAGGGTTTTCTGCGCCTCTCGCTCGTCACCTGTCCGGTCGCGCTCTATCCGGCGACGTCGGACACCGAGAAGGTTTCCTTCAACCAGATCAACCGCAAGACCGGTCACCGGATCAAATACGCCAAGGTCGACGCCGAGACCGGTGAGGAAGTCGCCAACGACGACATCATGAAGGGCTACAAGATCGACACCGATACCTACATCGAAGTGTCGAAGGATGAACTCGACGACATCGCCCTGGAATCGACCCGCACCATCGAGATCGACGAATTCGTTCCGAAATCCGATATCGACGGCCGCTATCTGATCCGCCCCTATTATCTCGTGCCGGACGGCAAGGTCGGGCACGACGCATTCGCGGTGATCCGCGAAACCATCCGCAACATGGACAAGGTCGCGATCGGGCGCGTGGTGCTGACCAACCGCGAGCACATCATCGCGCTCGAGCCGCTCGACAAGGGGCTGATGGGAACGCTGCTGCGCTACCCTTACGAGGTGCGTAGCGAGCAAGAGTATTTCGAAGACATCCAGGACGTGAAGATCACCAAGGATATGCTTGATCTCGCAAAGCATATCGTCGAGCAGAAATCTGCTTCATTCGAGCCCGAGCAGTTCGAGGACCGCTACGAGCAGGCGCTGATCGACCTGATCAACCAGAAGCGCAACGGCCTGAGCACCAAGGCCAAGGCCGCACCGAAAACCGCCGGCAACGTCATCAACCTGATGGACGCACTCAAGCGCAGCCTGGCCAGCGAAAAGCAGGCCGCCCCTGCCAAGGCCCAGGACAGCGGTCAGGAAAAGACCAAGGGCAAGAAGCCAAAGAAGGCCGCCGCCGGCCAGCGCGAAATGCTGCTGCCGATCAGCGGCGGCGGCAAGCGCGCCGCCAAGGAAACGGGGAAGGAAGCGCCGAAGAAGGCGGAGAAGCCGGTGCGCACCGCCGCCCGCACCAAGAAGGCCGGATGA
- a CDS encoding Flp family type IVb pilin: MRRILERFIDDECGATAIEYCLIAAGISIVIVTAVNGVGSMLSTKFVEVSSSIK, encoded by the coding sequence ATGCGTCGAATACTGGAACGATTTATCGACGATGAATGCGGTGCTACCGCCATCGAATATTGCCTGATTGCGGCCGGCATCAGTATCGTGATCGTCACCGCCGTCAACGGCGTCGGCAGCATGCTGAGCACGAAATTCGTCGAGGTCAGCTCCTCAATCAAATAG